One part of the Francisella adeliensis genome encodes these proteins:
- a CDS encoding normocyte binding protein 2b, whose translation MFRKSILVANNEMRLLLSVIKSNYISDNKNALQEVNKNCVANRIDDENIKSYVINCWDNLEDKIGFEVTLLENNCKRSIINRLYNRSRDLNFVIKTKSDVVSKELQDNIKKTSNINIIMKEFVL comes from the coding sequence ATGTTTAGAAAAAGTATTTTAGTCGCAAATAATGAAATGAGACTTTTGTTGTCAGTAATTAAATCTAACTACATATCAGACAATAAAAATGCTCTTCAAGAAGTAAATAAGAATTGTGTAGCAAATCGTATTGATGATGAAAATATAAAATCATATGTGATTAATTGTTGGGATAACTTAGAGGATAAAATAGGTTTCGAAGTAACTTTACTAGAAAATAATTGTAAGAGAAGTATTATAAATCGTTTGTATAATAGATCTCGTGATTTGAATTTTGTGATAAAAACTAAATCAGATGTAGTTTCTAAAGAATTACAAGATAATATCAAAAAAACATCTAATATTAACATAATTATGAAAGAGTTTGTCTTATAG
- a CDS encoding SOUL family heme-binding protein: MFKKISALGLSIALSSCSVIGINNTPQAKYQDIKKDNNFSVRVYEPVVEAQVTIEGKDYKSAINKGFRELFKYITGSNISKQKISMTAPVITEQKSQDIEMTAPVLIKNNEQNNSWTITFVMPAKMTLENAPKPTNKEVKLVEKPKTKVAVIEFNGYMDKQSIEVNTKKLKNWIASNNLEIIDRPQAAGYNPPWTIPFLRKNEVIIPVK; the protein is encoded by the coding sequence ATGTTTAAAAAAATATCTGCTCTAGGATTATCTATCGCCTTATCGTCTTGTAGCGTAATTGGTATAAACAATACCCCACAAGCGAAATATCAAGACATAAAAAAAGACAATAATTTTTCAGTAAGAGTTTATGAACCAGTAGTCGAAGCACAAGTGACTATTGAAGGTAAAGATTATAAGTCAGCGATAAATAAAGGTTTTAGAGAGCTGTTTAAATATATTACTGGCTCAAATATTTCTAAGCAAAAAATTTCAATGACTGCTCCTGTTATTACTGAGCAAAAATCACAAGATATCGAGATGACAGCCCCAGTTCTTATAAAGAATAATGAACAAAATAACTCTTGGACAATAACCTTTGTAATGCCTGCTAAGATGACACTAGAAAATGCTCCTAAGCCAACAAATAAAGAAGTTAAATTAGTCGAAAAACCTAAAACTAAAGTAGCTGTGATTGAATTTAATGGTTATATGGATAAACAGTCGATTGAGGTGAATACAAAAAAATTAAAAAACTGGATAGCTTCAAATAATCTTGAAATTATAGATAGGCCTCAAGCAGCTGGATATAACCCACCGTGGACAATACCTTTCTTACGCAAGAATGAAGTTATAATCCCTGTGAAATAG